The nucleotide window CCTCCTCCACCGGAGCCGACCTCGAGTACGTGCGCACCTATGAGGGCCCGGCCATGGCCGAACGCGAACGCACCGCCTTCCTCGCCAGCCGGCACCCGATCTACTCCGATCACGATCCCAACGGTGAGCCCACTCCGCTCATCGAGCTCTGCCAGGAACGTCTGGCCATGCGTGATGTCAATATCGACACGATGGAGTGGGATTCCTGGAAGCAGCAGGACGGCAATTGGTACATCCAGCTCAGCTTCACCGCCGCGGACCGTGTCCGCACCGCGAGCTGGCACTACTACCGTCGCTCGCTGACCCCGATCGACGACGAAGCGAAGTGGCTGGCCGATTCCGGTCCCACCGACACCGGCCCGATCCCGAACTACGGTTCCGGAGCCGAACGGCAGATGTCCACCGAGGAGGTCGACGTCTTCCCACCATCCGATGCGCCGTCCGAGTCGATCGCCTCGGACGGTCCCGTGCGACCGACCGCTGGTTCGGCTCCTTCGCAGCAGTCCCGCGATCATCAGGCCGAGACCGGCCGCATCCTGGAGAATCTGCGCAAGCGCCGCCACTATGAGGCCGAGGAGGAGCCGCGAGCTCGTCTGCGTGCGGTGACCGAAGATCCGGAGACCCACCCGCAGGGTGCGCACACGGCTCCCGGCAAGCCCGAAGCCGCCGCCGATGACGAGGTCTTCGCTTTCGAGGATCCTGCTCCGACGACGGACGATCCGCAGGAGCCGACCGAGAAGGTCGGCGTCTTCGACGACGAGAATCAGCTGTCTCTGCTCAATGAGCCCGGGGTCAGCGATCACGCCGATCAGTACACGGACGCATCTGCGGCCAAGGAGTCGAAGCCGAAGTCGAAGAAGAACACGCGCGCGTCGATCCCGAGCTGGGACGAGATCATGTTCGGCTCGAAGCGCGACTGACCTGCTGGACCGACCTTACACCGGTGAGTTCTCCAGGGTCCGGTGTCCGAGGTCGATGACTGTGTCGTCGACCGTGATGAGACGACGGTCGTGGGTGACCATGACGACGGTGCGGTCGCGGAGGTTCTGCCGCAGGTCGTCGATGAGTTCCGTCGCGGTCTCATCGTCGAGGTGGGCTGTCGGTTCGTCGAGGACGATGACATCAGCTCCGGTGAGCAGGGTCCGTGCCACCGCGAGGCGCTGTCGCTGACCTCCGGAGATCTCAGTGCCGTGGTCGCCGACCCAGCGCTCGAGTCCCTCGGCGTTCGCCCAATCGCCCAGACCTGCCGCACTCAGTGCTGCACTCATCTGCGCGTCATCGGGCATGGCCTGCTGGGCCAGGGCCAGGTTGCCGCGCACTGTGGAGCGGAAGACGTGGGCCTCCTGAGGGCACCAGGCCAGCTGCCCGACGAGGTCTGCAGGTGAGCGAGTGAGCATATCGTGGTCGGACCCGGCGGCGTCACGGGCCGTGTAGGTCCCTGACCAGGGGTCGAGAAAACGCAGCAGGACGCTCAGACTCGTCGTCTTTCCGGTGCCGCTGTCGCCGCACAGCACTGTCCAGCTGCCGCGTCGGGCCTGCAGGTGAAGGTCGTCGAGCACTGGCCGTTCACCCCAGCCGACGGTGACGGCGTCGAGTTCGAGTGCCTCGATGCCTGCCGGCCCCTTCTCGGTCTGCTTCTGCCTGACCTGGCCGGCGGTGCGCGGATCGGGCAGGGCATCGAGTGCTGTGGCCAGCCCCGGCAGCCGGCGGAAGGCGTCGAGTGCGGAGGCGAAGACTTCATTGAGCCCGAGTGCCATGAGGGACAGGACAGCGAGGATCTCCGTCGGCGTCTCCGAGGTGACCGCGAGGACAAGAGCGGTGGCGAAGGTGCTCAGCTGCAGCCACACCTGGGCCAGTCCGTAGTTCCGTGCCGAGGCCGCCTGCTTCGCGGCAAGGCGCTGCTCCGAACCGTCCAGCAGACCGAGCACTCGGCCATGGGCACCATTGGCGGCCAGATCGTCTTTGGCGTTCAGTGCCCTCGTGAGCAGGGAGAGTATTCCGTTGCGATCGGCACGGATGCCGCGGGCCAACCGGCTTTCGGCGCGGATGACGATCGCCGGGACGATGATGAGGTTGACGACGGCGAGCAGGAGCAGCCACGGCAGCGAACCGAGATCGAGCAGGGCCGCGGTGATGCTCACGCCGATGACGACCATAACGGAGACAAGCGGCGGGAACAGCGTGCGGGGAACGAGATCGCGCACGTCGTCGGCGTCGGCGACCATCGCACGCAGTGCGGTATCGGAGGTCAGCATCCTCCGGTCGCTCATGCCCACAGTCTCGAAGTGCTCCCACAGGGAGGTGCGGAGCCGGGTGAGGGCGGCGAAGATCGCCGAGTGCAGTCGCAGGCGACTGACGTAGAGGAGAATCGAGCGGCTGAGGCCGAAGAATCGGACACCGACGATCGCGACCATGAGCAGCATGATCGGCGGCTGATAGGAGGCCTCGACGATGAGCCAGGCCGAGACCGCGGTCAGGGCGATGGCGGCCAGGCTCGAAGCACAGGCAGTGACCGCTGCGAGCAGCATCGACGGAGTGAACAGCGGCAGGCTTGAGGAGAGGATCGACCACCGGCGCCGCAGCGCTGCCGTCCATGTCTCCGGGTCGGGTCGGTCCCCCACGCTCGTCTGCTCCCCAACCGATGGGGCTTCTCCGGCCTGCGGGGATCCGCTGACGCCGTCGGATCCGCTGACGGACCCGCTGTCAGGGGCACTCGTCGCAGGGGTTCCGTCGTCGACTCGGTCAGTCGTTTCGACCGCGCTGTCGAGCACGACTGCGGTCACGGTCCTCCGCGGGCGGATCTCGGTGTCGGCCAGGGCCCGCACCCGTTCGTCGTGACTGGCCAGGATGACTCGGTGGGTGGCGGCCGCCTCGGCGATCAGCTCGATGACGATTTCGGCGTTGTCCGCATCAAGGTGCGCGGTGGGTTCGTCGAGCACGAGGATCTCTGCTCCGCTGCCGAGGCGGTGGCGCACCCGCGCGATCGCCAGTCGGCGCAGCTGGCCGGGGCTGAGCGCGGCGGTCTGGGTGGATGGATCCAGGGGCAGACCGGCCGCTGTGAGAGCGGCTCGCGTCTGTTCGGCGTCGAGTCCGAAGAGCTCGAGTTCAGCGCCGATGGTGGTCCCGAACATTCGCGGGGCCTGCGGCACATAGGCCGCGGCCACCGGAGAGACGGTGGTGCGTGCGTCGGCGGGCAGGCTGCCGACCAGAGCACTGAGCACTGTGGTCTTCCCGGACCCCGATCGGCCGCTGATCGTGGTCACCCCCGGGCCGATGTCGATGCTGCGGGACCATTCGATGCGTGTGCCGTCGGCATAGACGACGTGGTCGGATACGGACTCGCCCGTGGTCGACGCTGCCGTGGCGGCCTGCTGCGCGACACTGCTCGCCTCAGCTTCGGCCAGAAGCTCCTGCGCCCGCCCGCGCGCCTCACGCCCGTTCTCGCTGGCATGGAACCCAGCTCCGAGCTCGCGCAGAGGAGTGAAGCATTCCGGGGCGATGAGCAGGACGAACAGCCCCGAACCCAGGTCCATCGTCCCGTTGACCAGGCGCAGGCCGATGACGACGGCGACCAATGCCACGGAGATCGTGGCGATGAGCTCGAGTGCCAGGCTGGAGAGGAAGGCGATGCGCAGGGTGGCGAGGTTCGCATCGTGATAGCGCCGACCGAGTTCGCGCAGACGACGCGCATGGTCACGGGACCGGCCGAGACCGATGAGCACGGGCAGTCCCTCGGCGAGTTCGGCCAGATGGTCCGACAGACGCTCCAGGGCACCGAGCGTCTCCTTGGTCGAATCAGCCGTGTACCTTCCGATGAGCACCATGAACACCGGCACCAACGGCAGGCACAGGGCGATGATCACGGCCGAGAGCACATCGCTGAAGACGATCCTCACGAGCAGGACGATGGGCACCACAGCAGCGGCGCTCAGCGCTGGCACCACAGTGGTGAAGTAGTCGTCGAGGTCATCGATCCCGCGGGTGACCGTGACCGCCGTCGTGGTCTTCGGTCGGCCGCGCCCGCGCAGCAGGGCGGAGAGGATCCCCGCCCGCAGGCCACGTTTCGATTCGGCTGCCAGTGTCGTGCCCAACCGCTTGTCCAGCCACAGTCCGCCGCCGCGCAGCACGGCGCCGAGGAGGCCGAGGACCACCCACAGTCCGGGTGCACTGTGGCCGACGATGGCTCGCACCAGCGCCTCGGCGATGAGCACGATCCCGACGGCGCGTGCGAGGGCGGAGAACACCGAGAGCGCGAACCCGCGCCGACCGCGGCGCAGTTCGAGCAGGATCGACAGAGGCGAGCTCACGACCGGATCGCCACCGGGACTCTGTGGGCTTCGGGGATGTGGGTCTCGGCGATCCGGCCGAGGAACATCCGGTAGCTGAAGATCTGGTAGCCGATGATCACCGGGAGGATGACCACTGTGACGACGAGCATGACCGTCAGCGTGTAGTCCGAGGAGGAGGCCGTGGCGACCGTCAGCGAGTTCGCCGCATCCAGCGTCGAGGGCAGCACGTTCGGATAGGCACCTGCGAACACGGAGCCGACTCCGGTGAGCATGTAGACGCCGTGGAGGACGAAGGCGCGCTTCTCGGCTCCGGCACGCACTGCGAAGAACGAGGCGATGAGTGCGATGACGGCGACGAGCACGGGCACGATGAGCCATATGCGCTGGGTGAGAGACAGAGCGAACCAGACGACGAACGGAATCGCTGCCGGCAGCATCAGACGTGTCGCCCACCGCTGAGCCCGCTCCCGGATCTCAGCCTGTGTCTTGAGCCCGAGGAACACGAGTCCGTGGACGAGGGCGAACCCGAGACCGCCGAGGCCGCCGAGCAGGGCCGGCCAGGACATCCAGGCGAACGCTCCCCCGACGATGTCACCGTAGCTGTTGAGCGGCAGCCCGGTCGTCGTGATCGCGAGCATGGCACCGATGCAGAACGCTGTGCCGGTCGAGCCGAGCGCCATCGCCCACGTCCAGAACGTCTTCCACGCCTGGGTGTGGCCCTTGCCGCGGTATTCGATCGACACGGCCCGGAAGATCAGGGACAGCAGGCACACGGTCAGCGGAATGTAGAGGGCGGAGAACAGTGATGCGTACCAGTGCGGGAAGGCGGCGAACATCGCTCCGGCGGCGGTGATCAGCCACACCTCGTTGCCGTCCCAGACCGGGCCGATCGAGTTGAGCAGCACCCGTTTGCCGCGTTCGGTCCGGGACATGAACGGCATGAGCATACCGACTCCGAGGTCGAAGCCGTCGAGGAACAGGTAGCCGATCCACAGGACGACAATGAG belongs to Brevibacterium spongiae and includes:
- the sepH gene encoding septation protein SepH codes for the protein MRELILNGVDADGTHLLLNDENGLQYRVVLDEALSAAVRKDRAHPKSDTPVRPKDIQAMIRGGMDAEEVASSTGADLEYVRTYEGPAMAERERTAFLASRHPIYSDHDPNGEPTPLIELCQERLAMRDVNIDTMEWDSWKQQDGNWYIQLSFTAADRVRTASWHYYRRSLTPIDDEAKWLADSGPTDTGPIPNYGSGAERQMSTEEVDVFPPSDAPSESIASDGPVRPTAGSAPSQQSRDHQAETGRILENLRKRRHYEAEEEPRARLRAVTEDPETHPQGAHTAPGKPEAAADDEVFAFEDPAPTTDDPQEPTEKVGVFDDENQLSLLNEPGVSDHADQYTDASAAKESKPKSKKNTRASIPSWDEIMFGSKRD
- the cydC gene encoding thiol reductant ABC exporter subunit CydC, which encodes MSSPLSILLELRRGRRGFALSVFSALARAVGIVLIAEALVRAIVGHSAPGLWVVLGLLGAVLRGGGLWLDKRLGTTLAAESKRGLRAGILSALLRGRGRPKTTTAVTVTRGIDDLDDYFTTVVPALSAAAVVPIVLLVRIVFSDVLSAVIIALCLPLVPVFMVLIGRYTADSTKETLGALERLSDHLAELAEGLPVLIGLGRSRDHARRLRELGRRYHDANLATLRIAFLSSLALELIATISVALVAVVIGLRLVNGTMDLGSGLFVLLIAPECFTPLRELGAGFHASENGREARGRAQELLAEAEASSVAQQAATAASTTGESVSDHVVYADGTRIEWSRSIDIGPGVTTISGRSGSGKTTVLSALVGSLPADARTTVSPVAAAYVPQAPRMFGTTIGAELELFGLDAEQTRAALTAAGLPLDPSTQTAALSPGQLRRLAIARVRHRLGSGAEILVLDEPTAHLDADNAEIVIELIAEAAATHRVILASHDERVRALADTEIRPRRTVTAVVLDSAVETTDRVDDGTPATSAPDSGSVSGSDGVSGSPQAGEAPSVGEQTSVGDRPDPETWTAALRRRWSILSSSLPLFTPSMLLAAVTACASSLAAIALTAVSAWLIVEASYQPPIMLLMVAIVGVRFFGLSRSILLYVSRLRLHSAIFAALTRLRTSLWEHFETVGMSDRRMLTSDTALRAMVADADDVRDLVPRTLFPPLVSVMVVIGVSITAALLDLGSLPWLLLLAVVNLIIVPAIVIRAESRLARGIRADRNGILSLLTRALNAKDDLAANGAHGRVLGLLDGSEQRLAAKQAASARNYGLAQVWLQLSTFATALVLAVTSETPTEILAVLSLMALGLNEVFASALDAFRRLPGLATALDALPDPRTAGQVRQKQTEKGPAGIEALELDAVTVGWGERPVLDDLHLQARRGSWTVLCGDSGTGKTTSLSVLLRFLDPWSGTYTARDAAGSDHDMLTRSPADLVGQLAWCPQEAHVFRSTVRGNLALAQQAMPDDAQMSAALSAAGLGDWANAEGLERWVGDHGTEISGGQRQRLAVARTLLTGADVIVLDEPTAHLDDETATELIDDLRQNLRDRTVVMVTHDRRLITVDDTVIDLGHRTLENSPV
- the cydB gene encoding cytochrome d ubiquinol oxidase subunit II, with amino-acid sequence MEILATIWFILIVVLWIGYLFLDGFDLGVGMLMPFMSRTERGKRVLLNSIGPVWDGNEVWLITAAGAMFAAFPHWYASLFSALYIPLTVCLLSLIFRAVSIEYRGKGHTQAWKTFWTWAMALGSTGTAFCIGAMLAITTTGLPLNSYGDIVGGAFAWMSWPALLGGLGGLGFALVHGLVFLGLKTQAEIRERAQRWATRLMLPAAIPFVVWFALSLTQRIWLIVPVLVAVIALIASFFAVRAGAEKRAFVLHGVYMLTGVGSVFAGAYPNVLPSTLDAANSLTVATASSSDYTLTVMLVVTVVILPVIIGYQIFSYRMFLGRIAETHIPEAHRVPVAIRS